Proteins encoded within one genomic window of Streptomyces profundus:
- the moeZ gene encoding adenylyltransferase/sulfurtransferase MoeZ, translating to MSLPPLVEPAAELTVDEVRRYSRHLIIPDVGMAGQKRLKNARVLAVGAGGLGSPALMYLAAAGVGTLGIVEFDEVDESNLQRQIIHSQSDIGRSKAESAKDSVLGINPYVRVNLHQERLDSSNVMEIFAQYDLIVDGTDNFATRYLVNDACVLLNKPYVWGSIYRFDGQASVFWSEHGPCYRCLYPEPPPPGMVPSCAEGGVLGVLCASVGSIQVTEAIKLLAGVGDPLVGRLMIYDALEMNYRQVKVRKDPDCAVCGENPTVTELIDYEAFCGVVSDEAQAAARDSTITPGQLKEWIDGDEKIDIIDVREPNEYEIVSIPGARLIPKNEFLMGTALSDLPQDRRIVLHCKTGVRSAEVLAVLKDAGFADAVHVGGGVIGWVNQIEPEKPVY from the coding sequence GTGTCGCTGCCCCCGCTGGTAGAGCCGGCCGCCGAGCTAACCGTCGATGAGGTCCGCAGGTACTCCCGCCACCTGATCATTCCCGATGTGGGGATGGCGGGGCAGAAGCGGCTGAAGAACGCCAGGGTGCTCGCCGTGGGAGCCGGCGGGCTCGGTTCGCCCGCCCTGATGTATCTGGCCGCCGCCGGCGTCGGCACGCTGGGCATCGTCGAGTTCGACGAGGTGGACGAGTCCAATCTGCAACGGCAGATCATCCACAGCCAGTCGGACATCGGCCGCTCCAAGGCGGAGTCGGCGAAGGACTCCGTGCTGGGCATCAACCCGTATGTGCGGGTCAACCTGCACCAGGAGCGTCTCGACTCCTCCAACGTGATGGAGATCTTCGCCCAGTACGACCTGATCGTGGACGGCACGGACAACTTCGCCACCCGCTATCTGGTCAACGACGCCTGTGTGTTGCTGAACAAGCCCTACGTCTGGGGTTCGATCTACCGCTTCGACGGTCAGGCGTCCGTGTTCTGGTCCGAGCACGGCCCCTGCTACCGCTGCCTCTACCCGGAGCCGCCGCCGCCCGGCATGGTCCCCTCCTGCGCCGAGGGCGGCGTGCTCGGTGTGCTGTGCGCCTCGGTCGGCTCGATCCAGGTCACCGAGGCGATCAAGCTGCTGGCCGGCGTGGGTGACCCGCTGGTCGGGCGGCTGATGATCTACGACGCCCTGGAGATGAACTACCGCCAGGTCAAGGTCCGCAAGGACCCGGACTGCGCGGTCTGCGGGGAGAACCCGACGGTCACCGAGCTGATCGACTACGAGGCGTTCTGCGGCGTGGTCTCGGACGAGGCCCAGGCCGCCGCCAGGGACTCCACGATCACTCCCGGGCAGCTCAAGGAGTGGATCGACGGCGACGAGAAGATCGACATCATCGATGTCAGGGAGCCCAACGAGTACGAGATCGTTTCGATCCCGGGGGCGCGGCTGATCCCCAAGAACGAGTTCCTGATGGGCACCGCGCTCAGCGATCTGCCGCAGGACCGGCGGATCGTGCTGCACTGCAAGACCGGCGTCAGGTCGGCCGAGGTGCTCGCGGTGCTCAAGGACGCGGGCTTCGCGGACGCGGTGCACGTCGGCGGCGGAGTCATCGGCTGGGTGAACCAGATCGAGCCGGAGAAGCCCGTCTACTAG
- a CDS encoding NAD-dependent epimerase/dehydratase family protein — protein MRVLLLGAGGYLGRFVADRLLADPAVQLTALGRGDDADVRFDLSTGSPGALTRFLDAVHPGVVINCAGAIRGTASELARHNTVATATLCESLRRSGCRARLVHVGCAAEYGPSQVGSSIAEDAVARPGGPYGVSKLAATELVLGSGLDAIVLRVFSPTGPGTPAGSPLGRLADSLRRAMQHGDSELKLGGLGVQRDFVDVRDVARAVHAATLSAAQGVVNIGTGHAVRLREAAAALARISGYGGTLLELEGPPVPRQQPVADAAGLSSPASPYPDGCGGWQQADVRTARDRLGWRARIGFEESLADIWMEAACRM, from the coding sequence ATGAGAGTGCTGTTGCTGGGCGCCGGTGGGTATCTGGGCCGTTTCGTGGCCGACCGGCTGCTGGCCGATCCCGCCGTGCAGCTGACCGCGCTGGGGCGCGGCGACGACGCGGATGTCCGTTTCGACCTGTCCACCGGGAGCCCGGGGGCGCTCACCCGTTTTCTCGACGCGGTGCACCCGGGGGTGGTGATCAACTGCGCCGGCGCGATCCGGGGGACGGCCAGCGAGCTGGCCAGGCACAACACGGTGGCCACCGCGACGCTCTGCGAGTCGCTGCGCCGCAGCGGCTGCCGCGCGCGCCTCGTGCATGTGGGCTGCGCCGCCGAGTACGGGCCCTCGCAGGTGGGCTCCTCGATCGCCGAGGACGCGGTGGCCCGCCCCGGCGGCCCCTACGGGGTGAGCAAGTTGGCCGCCACGGAGCTGGTGCTCGGGTCAGGGCTCGACGCGATCGTGCTGCGGGTGTTCTCGCCCACCGGCCCCGGCACGCCGGCCGGTTCGCCGCTCGGCCGGCTGGCCGACTCGCTGCGCCGGGCGATGCAGCACGGCGACAGCGAGCTGAAGCTGGGCGGCCTCGGCGTCCAGCGGGACTTCGTCGATGTGCGGGATGTCGCCAGGGCGGTGCACGCGGCGACGCTCTCCGCCGCCCAGGGCGTGGTCAACATCGGCACCGGGCACGCGGTGCGGCTGCGGGAGGCGGCGGCGGCGCTGGCCCGTATCTCCGGCTACGGCGGCACGCTGCTGGAGTTGGAGGGCCCGCCGGTGCCCCGGCAGCAGCCGGTTGCCGACGCCGCCGGCCTGTCCTCGCCGGCCTCGCCCTATCCGGACGGCTGCGGCGGCTGGCAGCAGGCGGATGTGCGCACCGCGCGGGACCGGCTCGGGTGGCGGGCCAGGATCGGCTTCGAGGAGTCGCTCGCCGACATCTGGATGGAGGCCGCCTGCCGGATGTGA
- a CDS encoding DUF3492 domain-containing protein: MRVALLTEGGYPYAQGELVGWTDRLVRGLPWHDFEVRALSRGRQQARGPRCPTPPQVRLVRTAPLWGPPPGGRPGRAVARGYAAAFEELAIGLTEDEPSGPGILRDRFTNGLLGLAELAAEHGGLPRWLASDQAIAVLESGCRLPGAPRAAVGAGIGDLLTVAERLERALRPLSLDWYGGPGLAPGLDAVDLCHAVGGGPAALPGLLARHLHGTPLLVTEFRVRLREHHLTALAGAGAGHVVSPSAARAPVRALLAAFQLRLARAVYAAAELITPGDARAGRWQRRCGADPARQRQVRQGIDPRPLLAAAERAAPPPLPLLVTAGPVDEERDADGLLRAFALVHAAEPAARLLVVGGPADSGGLPGATPAVRWCPPGSVLAGARARDGGRADSWAGATLAVCVAPPDGFPLALVEAMFCGLAVVAPERGRAAETLGRAGILVPAGDPAALAAACLALLRDPGRRELLGARARARALELFTVERGIAAVDAGYAEAARGAVPFAQERA; encoded by the coding sequence GTGCGTGTGGCACTGCTCACCGAGGGTGGCTATCCGTATGCCCAGGGCGAGTTGGTCGGTTGGACCGACCGGCTGGTGCGCGGTCTGCCCTGGCACGACTTCGAGGTCCGCGCGCTCAGCCGAGGCCGACAGCAGGCCCGGGGCCCGCGCTGCCCGACGCCGCCGCAGGTCAGGCTGGTGCGCACCGCTCCGCTCTGGGGCCCGCCGCCAGGCGGCCGGCCGGGCCGGGCCGTGGCCAGGGGCTATGCGGCGGCCTTCGAGGAGTTAGCGATCGGCCTCACCGAGGACGAGCCCAGCGGTCCCGGCATCCTGAGGGACCGTTTCACCAACGGCCTGCTCGGGCTCGCCGAACTCGCGGCCGAGCACGGCGGTCTGCCGCGCTGGCTCGCCTCCGACCAGGCGATCGCCGTGCTGGAGAGCGGCTGTCGGCTGCCCGGCGCGCCGCGCGCCGCCGTGGGCGCCGGCATCGGGGATCTGCTGACCGTCGCCGAACGGCTGGAGCGCGCGCTCCGCCCGCTCTCGCTCGACTGGTACGGCGGCCCAGGTCTCGCGCCGGGGCTTGACGCGGTCGACCTCTGCCACGCGGTGGGCGGCGGCCCCGCCGCGTTGCCCGGGCTGCTCGCCCGGCATCTGCACGGCACCCCGCTGCTGGTCACCGAGTTCCGGGTGCGGCTGCGCGAACACCATCTGACCGCGCTGGCCGGTGCCGGGGCCGGGCATGTCGTCTCGCCGTCCGCTGCGCGGGCGCCGGTGCGCGCGCTGCTGGCGGCCTTCCAACTCCGCCTGGCCCGGGCCGTCTACGCCGCCGCCGAGCTGATCACCCCGGGCGACGCGCGGGCCGGCCGCTGGCAGCGGCGCTGCGGCGCCGACCCGGCGCGCCAGCGCCAGGTCCGGCAGGGCATCGATCCGCGCCCGCTGCTGGCCGCCGCCGAACGGGCCGCACCGCCACCCCTGCCGCTGCTGGTCACGGCAGGTCCGGTGGACGAGGAGCGGGACGCCGACGGGCTGCTCCGGGCGTTCGCGCTGGTGCACGCGGCCGAGCCGGCGGCCCGGCTGCTGGTGGTCGGCGGGCCCGCCGACTCCGGGGGGCTGCCGGGCGCCACGCCCGCCGTCCGCTGGTGCCCACCTGGCTCCGTGCTGGCGGGGGCGCGGGCCAGGGACGGCGGCCGGGCCGACTCCTGGGCCGGCGCCACCCTCGCGGTCTGCGTCGCGCCCCCCGACGGGTTCCCGCTGGCGCTGGTCGAGGCGATGTTCTGCGGCCTCGCCGTGGTGGCGCCCGAGCGGGGGCGCGCCGCCGAGACGCTGGGCCGGGCCGGGATCCTGGTGCCGGCGGGCGATCCCGCGGCGCTGGCCGCCGCCTGCCTCGCGCTGCTGCGCGATCCGGGCCGGCGCGAGCTGTTGGGTGCCAGGGCGAGGGCCAGGGCGCTGGAGCTCTTCACGGTCGAACGCGGCATCGCCGCCGTGGACGCCGGCTACGCCGAGGCCGCGCGCGGCGCGGTGCCCTTCGCCCAGGAGCGGGCATGA
- a CDS encoding DUF3152 domain-containing protein, translating into MERRDGRVPAPDRHRGGPGPAEGRAGDPGPRQDYLDAFDVFGAHDTYDPLRRTGEQADGVQRAPSVPAQRSGGRRARPMSPAASGKGAGHRKSRQGWARSLLGVTSAALVTVLVVLLAGQLARPDEEDAPGRAERFALEPDGGADARPMPPDGAENSGEAGGGGSEQVDEPVVEPGHDELMETTFPLDPDLTGSGELVPVAGSEPAADPDARTLLRYRVDVEEGLGIDAEFFAEVVHRTLSDERSWGNAGERGFARVSEGDYDFVVTLASPGTTADWCARSGLDTTEDNVSCNSSSTERVMINAWRFAQGSETYGDEIADYRRMLVNHEVGHRLGYGHAVCPGEGALAPVMMQQTKFLSIDGVTCAPNAWPHPNN; encoded by the coding sequence ATGGAACGTCGTGACGGCCGAGTACCCGCACCCGATCGGCATCGGGGCGGGCCTGGCCCCGCCGAAGGCCGCGCCGGTGACCCCGGCCCGCGTCAGGACTATCTGGACGCCTTCGATGTCTTCGGGGCCCACGACACCTACGACCCGCTGCGGAGAACCGGCGAGCAGGCGGACGGCGTCCAGCGGGCGCCCTCCGTTCCGGCGCAGCGTTCCGGCGGCCGTCGGGCGCGCCCGATGAGCCCGGCCGCGTCCGGCAAGGGCGCTGGGCACCGCAAATCCCGGCAGGGGTGGGCGCGTTCGCTGCTCGGGGTGACATCGGCCGCGCTGGTCACGGTCCTGGTGGTGCTGCTGGCCGGGCAGCTGGCCCGACCGGACGAGGAGGACGCCCCCGGCCGGGCGGAGCGCTTCGCGCTGGAGCCGGACGGCGGTGCGGACGCGCGGCCGATGCCACCGGACGGGGCCGAGAACAGCGGCGAGGCCGGCGGCGGTGGTTCCGAGCAGGTCGACGAGCCGGTGGTCGAGCCCGGCCACGACGAGTTGATGGAGACGACCTTCCCGCTCGATCCCGATCTCACCGGATCGGGTGAGCTGGTCCCGGTGGCCGGCTCCGAGCCGGCGGCCGATCCCGACGCCCGCACCCTGCTGCGCTACCGGGTGGACGTGGAGGAAGGGCTGGGCATCGACGCGGAGTTCTTCGCCGAGGTGGTGCACCGCACGCTGAGCGACGAGCGCAGCTGGGGCAACGCGGGGGAGCGCGGCTTCGCCCGGGTCTCCGAGGGCGACTACGACTTCGTGGTCACCCTGGCCAGCCCGGGCACCACGGCCGACTGGTGTGCCCGCTCGGGCCTCGACACCACCGAGGACAACGTCTCCTGCAACTCGTCGAGCACCGAACGGGTGATGATCAACGCCTGGCGGTTCGCGCAGGGGTCGGAGACCTATGGCGACGAGATCGCCGACTACCGCAGGATGCTCGTCAACCACGAGGTGGGCCACCGGCTGGGCTACGGGCACGCGGTGTGCCCCGGCGAGGGCGCGTTGGCGCCGGTGATGATGCAGCAGACGAAGTTCCTCAGCATCGACGGCGTCACCTGCGCGCCCAACGCCTGGCCGCATCCGAACAACTGA
- a CDS encoding alpha/beta fold hydrolase, translating into MPSTEEQRVEAALAAAEGWPGVRAGETIRTVTLPGMTLAVRRRAATADGLEPALLVHGLGGSSRNWSSLMELLAGDLECEALDLPGFGASPPPDSGDYSVIGHARAVLRELEASGRGPVHLFGNSLGGSVVTRVAALRPDLVRTLTLVSPALPELPPQRTALPTALLGGPGMGRLLRRMTRALSPEQRARDVLHLCYGDPSRITPEEFSAAKAELERRQSLPYFWDSLTRSARGLVNAYTLGGQQSLWRQAERVMVPTLLVYGVRDRLVSYRMARRASRAFGASRLVVLPEAGHVAMMEFPDLVADAFREFRAATAPGG; encoded by the coding sequence CGTGACGCTGCCGGGGATGACGCTGGCGGTGCGGCGTCGTGCGGCCACCGCTGACGGTCTTGAGCCGGCGCTCCTGGTGCACGGCCTCGGCGGTTCGTCGCGCAACTGGTCGTCGCTGATGGAGCTGCTGGCCGGCGATCTGGAGTGCGAGGCCCTCGACCTGCCGGGGTTCGGCGCCTCCCCGCCGCCGGACAGCGGCGACTACTCGGTGATCGGCCACGCCAGGGCGGTGCTGCGCGAGTTGGAGGCCTCCGGGCGCGGCCCCGTGCATCTCTTCGGCAACTCGCTCGGCGGCTCCGTGGTCACCCGGGTCGCCGCCCTCAGGCCCGATCTGGTGCGCACGCTGACGCTGGTCTCGCCGGCGCTGCCCGAGCTGCCGCCGCAGCGCACCGCGTTGCCCACCGCGCTGCTCGGCGGTCCTGGCATGGGACGGCTCTTGCGGCGTATGACGCGCGCCTTGTCGCCTGAGCAGCGTGCCCGTGATGTCCTACATCTGTGCTACGGAGACCCATCGCGGATCACGCCCGAGGAATTCTCGGCGGCCAAGGCCGAGCTGGAGCGCCGCCAGTCCCTGCCCTACTTCTGGGACTCGCTCACCCGCTCCGCCCGGGGCCTGGTCAACGCCTACACGCTGGGCGGTCAACAGTCCCTGTGGCGCCAGGCCGAACGGGTCATGGTGCCCACGCTCCTGGTGTACGGCGTGCGGGACCGCCTGGTCTCCTACCGGATGGCCAGGCGCGCCAGCCGGGCGTTCGGCGCCTCGCGTCTGGTGGTGCTGCCCGAGGCGGGGCATGTCGCCATGATGGAGTTCCCCGATCTGGTGGCCGACGCGTTCCGCGAGTTCCGCGCGGCCACCGCGCCGGGGGGCTGA